From a single Bos indicus isolate NIAB-ARS_2022 breed Sahiwal x Tharparkar chromosome 11, NIAB-ARS_B.indTharparkar_mat_pri_1.0, whole genome shotgun sequence genomic region:
- the CDC42EP3 gene encoding cdc42 effector protein 3, giving the protein MPAKTPIYLKAANNKKGKKFKLRDILSPDMISPPLGDFRHTIHIGKEGQHDVFGDISFLQGNYELLPGNQEKAHMGQFPGHNEFFRANSTSDSMFTETPSPVLKNAISLPTIGGSQALMLPLLSPVTFSSKQESFGPGKLPRLSCEPVVEEKVPEKSSVLENGTVHQADVSWGSSGSASQSSQGRDSHSSSLSEQYPDWAAEDMFDHPAPCELVKEKTKSEESLSDLTGSLLSLQLDLGPSFLDEVLNVMDKNK; this is encoded by the coding sequence ATGCCAGCCAAAACCCCGATTTACCTGAAAGCTGCCAataacaagaaaggaaagaaatttaaactGAGGGACATCTTGTCTCCCGATATGATAAGTCCGCCCCTCGGAGACTTCCGCCACACCATTCACATCGGCAAGGAGGGCCAGCACGACGTCTTcggagacatttcctttctccaaggcaACTATGAGCTTCTACCCGGAAACCAGGAGAAAGCACACATGGGCCAGTTCCCTGGGCATAATGAGTTCTTCCGGGCCAACAGCACCTCCGACTCCATGTTCACAGAAACGCCCTCGCCGGTGCTCAAAAACGCCATCTCTCTCCCGACCATCGGAGGGTCCCAAGCCCTCATGTTGCCCTTGTTGTCCCCGGTGACATTCAGTTCCAAGCAGGAGTCCTTTGGGCCGGGAAAGCTGCCCCGGCTTAGCTGTGAGCCGGTCGTGGAGGAGAAGGTTCCAGAGAAAAGCAGTGTGTTGGAGAACGGGACGGTCCACCAGGCGGACGTCTCATGGGGGTCGAGCGGGTCTGCATCGCAGTCCAGCCAGGGGCGGGACAGCCACTCCTCCAGCCTGTCCGAACAGTACCCCGACTGGGCCGCGGAGGACATGTTTGACCATCCCGCCCCTTGCGAGCTCGTCAAGGAAAAGACTAAATCAGAGGAGTCCCTCTCTGACCTCACGGGTTCCCTCCTGTCCCTGCAGCTTGATCTCGGGCCCTCCTTTCTGGATGAGGTGCTGAATGTCATGGATAAAAATAAGTAA